In the Pseudomonas sp. DTU_2021_1001937_2_SI_NGA_ILE_001 genome, one interval contains:
- a CDS encoding MFS transporter translates to MSRKLLALVLGPLLGLFIVSLGNGFISSLTSLRLDSAGVSKTMIGLVSASYFFGLALGAVLGDRLIERIGHIRAYSSFASLTAVTFLLQALVFDPWAWLVFRLINGLAIVGIFLVVESWLLLSGDHKSRGRLLAVYMISFYGAGMFSQLQLGAINALGDTAPFIVAGMLASLSVLPMVILPRVAPETGNVEPLLPQDLLRITPTGVLGTFGSGITIAAMYALLPIYLQRVGMNITQVGYLMACVICGAMLLQYPVGRWSDRQDRQVVLIALSVICAVLSLLILVLPSSMLLLAVLLFLLGGGVFTLYPVAVSHATDNVAANELVRVIQGMLLINSVGSALSPLIISPAMERVGDSGFFWSFVLLNLFMAAFFLWRRKVHPAATPTAPFEPSVQMSPVGAEIRVTDELVQATLEREHHQEEVRAAPEASAQHA, encoded by the coding sequence GTGTCGCGTAAATTATTGGCGTTGGTCCTTGGGCCACTGCTCGGTCTGTTCATTGTCAGCCTCGGTAACGGCTTCATCTCTTCCCTGACCTCGCTGCGCCTCGACAGCGCCGGGGTGTCGAAGACCATGATCGGTCTGGTTTCAGCTTCCTACTTCTTTGGCCTGGCGTTGGGCGCGGTGCTCGGTGACCGGCTCATCGAGCGCATCGGCCATATTCGGGCCTACAGCAGCTTCGCCTCGCTCACCGCCGTGACCTTCCTGCTTCAGGCGCTGGTGTTCGATCCCTGGGCGTGGCTGGTGTTTCGCCTGATCAACGGCCTGGCCATCGTCGGTATCTTCCTGGTGGTGGAAAGCTGGCTGCTGTTGTCTGGCGACCACAAGAGCCGTGGCCGCCTGCTGGCGGTGTACATGATTTCGTTCTACGGCGCGGGCATGTTCAGCCAGCTGCAACTGGGCGCGATCAACGCCCTGGGCGACACCGCGCCGTTCATCGTCGCCGGCATGTTGGCCTCGCTGTCGGTGCTGCCGATGGTGATCCTGCCGCGGGTGGCGCCGGAGACTGGCAACGTCGAGCCGCTGCTGCCCCAGGACCTGCTGCGCATCACCCCCACCGGGGTGCTGGGCACCTTCGGTTCGGGCATCACCATCGCCGCCATGTACGCGCTGCTACCGATCTACCTGCAGCGGGTGGGCATGAACATCACCCAGGTCGGCTACCTGATGGCCTGCGTGATCTGCGGCGCGATGCTGCTGCAGTACCCGGTGGGGCGCTGGTCGGACCGCCAGGACCGCCAGGTGGTGCTGATCGCCCTGAGCGTGATCTGCGCCGTGCTGTCGCTGCTGATCCTGGTGCTGCCCAGCTCGATGCTGCTGCTGGCGGTGCTGCTGTTCCTGCTTGGCGGCGGGGTGTTCACCCTGTACCCGGTGGCGGTCAGCCACGCCACCGACAACGTGGCCGCCAACGAGCTGGTACGGGTCATCCAGGGCATGCTGTTGATCAACTCGGTGGGCTCGGCGCTCAGCCCGCTGATCATCTCCCCGGCCATGGAGCGTGTGGGCGATAGCGGCTTCTTCTGGTCGTTCGTGCTGCTCAACCTGTTCATGGCGGCGTTCTTCCTGTGGCGCCGCAAGGTGCACCCGGCCGCCACGCCGACCGCTCCGTTCGAACCGAGCGTGCAGATGTCGCCGGTGGGCGCGGAGATTCGGGTGACCGACGAACTGGTGCAGGCCACGCTGGAGCGTGAGCATCATCAGGAGGAAGTCAGGGCCGCGCCCGAGGCGAGCGCGCAGCACGCCTGA
- a CDS encoding DUF6538 domain-containing protein, whose translation MKASFGPLQVTLRYAYSRNGTWYYQRPIPKDLQSRYGKKLIKIKLDTTDIVVAGREIDRLNREAEADWQRLRAEPTSSPQALRTHAVALLKQWGLSAAPAQNDSSVLEAFFDYLDAKRPAEMYDEDHDQGTGHPTDHLTPVESEATKLLAGTVKQRISDATNFYLSTHPKRDEAKFSADARRVMDGLTKVVGDKPFEAVTRADARTFVDAELARGAVTTSIRRRLSTIIAVFTQYAREHEIAKPNPFSGLKIVGEGKDTKDRQPFSLDALSKTVALCKQMDDEPRWITAMIADTGARLAEIVGLPLSDIVLDAEVLTSSFRSILGDHSRTRTVSAWCLW comes from the coding sequence ATGAAAGCAAGCTTTGGCCCTCTCCAAGTGACACTCCGATACGCCTACTCCCGTAATGGAACCTGGTACTACCAGCGCCCAATCCCGAAAGATCTCCAATCGCGCTACGGCAAAAAGCTCATCAAGATCAAGCTCGATACCACTGACATTGTGGTAGCTGGACGTGAGATTGACCGCTTGAACCGTGAAGCCGAAGCCGACTGGCAACGCCTGCGCGCTGAACCAACCTCCTCCCCCCAAGCCCTACGCACCCACGCCGTTGCACTCCTCAAACAATGGGGACTGTCAGCCGCACCCGCCCAGAATGACTCCTCTGTGCTTGAGGCGTTCTTTGACTACTTGGACGCTAAGCGGCCTGCCGAGATGTATGACGAAGATCACGATCAGGGCACCGGGCACCCTACAGACCACCTGACGCCAGTCGAAAGCGAAGCCACAAAGCTGCTGGCAGGGACGGTCAAGCAGCGCATCAGCGATGCCACCAACTTCTACCTGAGCACCCACCCTAAGCGGGACGAAGCCAAGTTTTCCGCAGATGCCCGCCGTGTGATGGATGGTCTGACTAAGGTGGTTGGCGACAAGCCCTTTGAAGCCGTCACGCGCGCTGATGCTCGTACCTTTGTGGATGCCGAACTTGCCAGGGGCGCTGTCACCACCAGCATCAGAAGACGCCTGTCCACCATCATCGCGGTATTCACCCAGTACGCCAGAGAGCATGAGATAGCGAAGCCCAATCCATTCTCCGGCTTAAAGATTGTGGGTGAAGGCAAGGATACAAAGGACCGCCAGCCGTTCTCCCTCGATGCGCTAAGCAAGACCGTGGCTCTCTGTAAACAAATGGATGACGAGCCCCGGTGGATTACGGCCATGATCGCTGACACTGGAGCTCGCTTGGCTGAGATTGTCGGCCTCCCGCTGAGCGACATCGTGCTGGACGCTGAGGTGCTCACATCATCATTCAGGAGCATCCTTGGCGATCACTCAAGAACAAGGACAGTAAGCGCGTGGTGCCTCTGGTAG
- a CDS encoding DUF4142 domain-containing protein — MRKVFRAGALSLMVAMASATAFAADPEDFVDEASAKGIAEIEAGKMALQKSQSADVKTFAQMMIDDHTAANAKLKAIAEQKKLKVSDDAQLMDKAKAMILDIREESFDRSYANNQVKAHEQTIELFEEEAKDSKDAELKAFAEATLPKLKAHLAKAKELAAKHGGDAAKQ, encoded by the coding sequence ATGAGAAAGGTATTTCGTGCTGGCGCCTTGAGTCTGATGGTGGCCATGGCCAGTGCCACGGCGTTTGCCGCCGACCCCGAGGATTTCGTCGATGAGGCTTCGGCCAAAGGCATCGCCGAGATCGAGGCGGGCAAGATGGCGTTGCAGAAGAGCCAGTCAGCCGACGTGAAGACCTTCGCGCAGATGATGATCGACGATCACACCGCCGCGAACGCCAAGCTCAAAGCCATTGCCGAGCAGAAGAAGCTCAAGGTCAGCGACGATGCCCAGCTGATGGACAAGGCCAAGGCGATGATTCTGGACATCCGCGAGGAGTCCTTCGACCGCTCTTACGCCAACAACCAGGTCAAGGCCCACGAGCAGACCATCGAGCTGTTCGAGGAAGAAGCCAAGGACAGCAAGGACGCCGAGCTGAAGGCCTTCGCCGAGGCCACCCTGCCCAAGCTCAAGGCGCACCTGGCCAAGGCCAAGGAGCTGGCAGCCAAGCATGGCGGGGATGCGGCCAAGCAGTAA
- a CDS encoding helix-turn-helix domain-containing protein, whose product MKIDIGSTAELGAVIRASRKAMKVRQDDAAGLIGVSENFLGKVESGADTVQWGKLLQVLQQLSLAISVEIPEPYGDAVEKILSDAKQGRDKRPRKTRGNTLASSEEAD is encoded by the coding sequence ATGAAAATCGACATTGGTTCGACAGCCGAGCTGGGCGCTGTCATCCGCGCCAGCCGTAAGGCAATGAAGGTCCGTCAGGATGATGCAGCGGGGCTCATAGGGGTCTCGGAAAACTTTCTGGGCAAGGTCGAAAGCGGCGCCGACACGGTGCAATGGGGCAAGCTGCTGCAGGTGCTCCAGCAGCTGAGTCTTGCAATCTCGGTAGAAATACCGGAGCCCTATGGCGACGCAGTCGAGAAAATTCTTTCAGATGCCAAGCAAGGGCGAGATAAACGTCCCCGGAAGACACGCGGAAATACCCTAGCGTCCAGCGAAGAGGCTGACTGA
- a CDS encoding DNA cytosine methyltransferase: MPKSHANTPAPIAKPQTYSAVSLFSGCGGFCEGIESSGVKLRVAVEFDKFACETYRHNFPSTPLFEGDVHDFLIEGSDHEKQYRLAGTDFVFGGPPCQGFSQIGARKLDDERNELYKQYARVVEKLRPRMFFMENVPNLALMNKGYFKHLILAHFAELGYKNTTMLLLSADDFGVPQTRQRVIFVGTRDDLAFPYDLHTFCESALDKYRVEKVVTVDEAIGDLPAEIVHSGEVMDYPSRKSPSSFMRDMRLDFDGARYTKALKRRRGIGKERSELHNHHTKEILARRAKLISLLEQGKKANSLPKEIWDGKRPEKWRRLHPQLPSHTILAQMHRDMSEWIHPHLNRWITVREAARLQSFHDGFVFVGSEWQQLKQIGNAVPPLLGYALGKLAQTVLATIDNNSSPPSSERSPSVQGELLLPA; encoded by the coding sequence ATGCCGAAGAGTCACGCGAATACGCCGGCACCTATAGCGAAACCCCAAACGTACAGCGCTGTCTCCCTCTTTTCTGGGTGTGGCGGGTTTTGTGAAGGTATAGAAAGCTCCGGCGTGAAATTGCGCGTTGCGGTCGAATTCGATAAGTTTGCCTGTGAAACTTATCGTCACAATTTCCCTTCAACACCACTCTTTGAGGGGGATGTGCACGACTTCTTGATCGAAGGTTCAGATCATGAAAAGCAATATCGCCTTGCCGGTACAGATTTCGTGTTTGGCGGGCCGCCTTGTCAAGGCTTTAGCCAAATAGGTGCGAGGAAGCTCGATGATGAAAGGAATGAGCTTTACAAGCAATATGCTCGCGTCGTAGAGAAACTGCGCCCAAGGATGTTCTTCATGGAGAATGTCCCAAATTTAGCGCTCATGAACAAGGGGTATTTCAAGCATCTCATTTTGGCTCACTTTGCCGAGTTGGGGTACAAAAATACTACAATGCTCCTGCTCTCTGCGGATGATTTCGGTGTGCCACAAACTCGGCAAAGAGTAATTTTTGTCGGGACACGTGACGACTTGGCCTTTCCATATGATCTTCATACTTTTTGCGAGAGTGCTCTCGACAAGTATCGAGTAGAGAAAGTGGTTACTGTTGATGAGGCGATAGGTGACCTGCCCGCGGAGATCGTCCACAGTGGGGAGGTTATGGATTATCCATCTCGTAAGTCTCCAAGTAGCTTTATGCGTGATATGCGGCTCGACTTCGACGGTGCTCGATATACTAAAGCTTTGAAGCGTAGAAGGGGTATCGGGAAAGAAAGGTCAGAACTGCATAATCATCATACAAAAGAGATTTTGGCTCGCAGAGCGAAGCTGATTTCATTGCTTGAGCAGGGAAAAAAAGCTAACAGTTTGCCTAAAGAAATTTGGGATGGAAAACGACCTGAGAAGTGGCGACGACTTCATCCTCAGCTGCCCTCGCATACTATCTTGGCTCAAATGCATCGAGACATGAGCGAGTGGATTCACCCTCATTTGAATCGATGGATTACTGTCAGAGAGGCAGCCCGGCTACAATCGTTTCATGACGGATTTGTATTTGTAGGTAGCGAGTGGCAACAGCTCAAGCAAATCGGCAACGCTGTTCCTCCTCTTCTCGGATATGCCCTTGGGAAGCTGGCACAGACAGTCCTAGCTACTATTGATAACAATTCTTCTCCTCCTAGCTCGGAGCGTTCGCCTTCCGTACAGGGAGAGTTGTTGTTACCTGCATAA
- a CDS encoding type II toxin-antitoxin system RelE/ParE family toxin: MSYSLEFDARALKEWHRLGDTVRQQLKKKLAAILLNPRIEANRLHGLPDCYKIKLRSSGYRLVYQVIEQEVVVFVIAVDKRERDTVYRKAGERLGE; this comes from the coding sequence ATGAGCTATAGCCTGGAATTTGATGCGCGGGCGTTGAAGGAGTGGCATCGCCTGGGCGATACGGTTCGTCAGCAACTGAAGAAAAAACTGGCTGCGATACTGCTCAACCCGCGAATCGAAGCCAATCGTCTGCATGGCTTGCCGGACTGCTACAAGATCAAATTACGCAGCAGCGGGTATCGCCTGGTTTATCAGGTGATCGAACAGGAAGTCGTGGTGTTCGTGATCGCTGTGGATAAACGCGAGCGCGACACGGTTTACCGAAAGGCCGGCGAGCGGCTGGGCGAGTGA
- a CDS encoding type II toxin-antitoxin system RelB/DinJ family antitoxin, giving the protein MASINVRIDDELKARAYRELERLGVTPSELMRQALQYVAERGQLPFKPVLLTEEDEALLATVRERLAAPQRVKVSLDEL; this is encoded by the coding sequence ATGGCTTCCATCAATGTAAGAATCGACGATGAGCTCAAGGCTCGTGCCTATCGTGAGCTCGAACGACTGGGTGTTACGCCCTCCGAGCTTATGCGCCAGGCACTTCAATACGTTGCCGAGCGCGGGCAACTGCCCTTCAAACCTGTACTGTTGACAGAGGAAGACGAAGCTTTGCTGGCGACTGTGCGCGAGCGCTTGGCGGCCCCCCAGCGAGTAAAGGTTTCGCTGGATGAGCTATAG
- a CDS encoding Rha family transcriptional regulator, which produces MNIEHIAAGTTLTTISGMPAMSSQEIAEITGRQHKNVLRDIRKMLGQLAEAERHPGSDLSWDPKWVETHMPDAQGQLRPVLLLDKELTFTLLAGYSYALSNLIVKRWLELEGNGFRRVSVAEAVAHLVEREKDIRRMALRELRRLR; this is translated from the coding sequence ATGAACATCGAACACATCGCCGCAGGCACGACCCTGACCACCATCAGCGGAATGCCTGCTATGTCGTCCCAGGAGATTGCTGAGATCACCGGGCGACAACACAAAAACGTACTCCGCGACATTCGCAAGATGCTGGGCCAGTTGGCCGAGGCTGAGCGACACCCCGGCTCAGATTTGAGCTGGGATCCGAAGTGGGTTGAGACCCACATGCCTGATGCTCAAGGACAACTGCGACCAGTCTTGTTGTTGGACAAGGAGCTCACCTTCACGCTGCTGGCGGGGTACAGCTACGCTCTGAGTAACTTGATCGTGAAGCGGTGGCTGGAGTTAGAGGGCAACGGGTTTCGTCGCGTGTCTGTGGCAGAGGCCGTTGCTCACCTGGTCGAACGGGAGAAGGATATTCGCAGGATGGCCCTCCGAGAGCTTCGGCGGCTGCGTTGA
- a CDS encoding alpha/beta fold hydrolase: MQRFSSKPALGLSLALAFTGSAVSAASLPAATEGDWVAPQFTFHTGEKLDNLKLHYTTLGNPKNPAILYLHGTYRPGSDVLSKDFGGELFGPGQPLDASKYYIISTDGIGVGKSSKPSDGLRMKFPAYNYADMVQAQYRLVTEGLGVKHLRLVIGNSMGGMQTWMWGQNWPQMMDALVPMASQPTAMSSRNWMMRRLLVESIKQDPAWNDGNYTEQPPSLRLANAMYSIGTSGGTLAYQAAAPTHALADKLVDERLSAPQTADANDFIYQWQSSADFDATPGLSKIQAPVLAINAADDERNPPETGLMTAAMKEVKHGRLLLIPASAETRGHGTTSMAKFYSKELAQFMRETEKVR, encoded by the coding sequence ATGCAAAGATTCAGTTCAAAGCCCGCGCTCGGGCTGTCGTTAGCGCTGGCCTTTACGGGTTCCGCCGTCAGTGCCGCCTCCTTGCCAGCCGCGACCGAAGGCGACTGGGTCGCCCCTCAGTTCACCTTCCATACCGGTGAAAAGCTCGACAACCTCAAACTGCACTACACCACCCTTGGCAACCCGAAGAACCCTGCCATCCTTTACTTGCACGGCACTTACCGGCCGGGCAGCGATGTGCTGAGCAAGGATTTTGGCGGGGAGTTGTTCGGCCCGGGGCAACCGCTGGATGCGAGCAAGTACTACATCATTTCCACCGATGGCATTGGCGTCGGCAAATCCAGCAAGCCCTCTGACGGCCTGCGCATGAAGTTTCCGGCGTACAACTACGCCGACATGGTGCAAGCCCAATACCGGCTGGTGACCGAAGGGCTTGGGGTCAAGCATCTGAGGCTGGTCATCGGTAACTCAATGGGCGGCATGCAAACCTGGATGTGGGGCCAGAACTGGCCGCAGATGATGGACGCCCTAGTGCCCATGGCGTCGCAACCCACCGCCATGTCCTCGCGCAACTGGATGATGCGTCGCTTGTTGGTCGAGTCGATCAAGCAAGACCCGGCCTGGAACGACGGCAACTACACCGAGCAACCACCCTCACTGCGCCTGGCCAATGCGATGTACAGCATCGGTACCAGTGGCGGCACCCTGGCCTATCAGGCCGCCGCCCCGACCCACGCCCTGGCCGACAAGCTGGTCGATGAGCGCCTCAGCGCACCGCAAACAGCCGACGCCAATGACTTCATCTACCAGTGGCAATCATCTGCTGACTTCGATGCCACGCCCGGCCTGAGCAAGATCCAGGCACCGGTGCTGGCCATCAATGCGGCGGATGACGAGCGCAACCCGCCAGAGACCGGGCTGATGACGGCGGCGATGAAAGAAGTCAAACACGGACGGCTGCTGCTTATCCCTGCCAGTGCAGAAACACGTGGTCATGGCACTACCAGCATGGCGAAGTTCTACAGCAAGGAACTGGCGCAGTTCATGCGCGAGACTGAAAAGGTCCGCTAG
- a CDS encoding recombinase family protein — translation MYIRAYLRASTQDQDAQRARADLEAFAQERGLRIAAWYAENESGANLKRPELFRLLADSHPGDVLLTEQVDRLSRLNAEDWDRLKAELLGRKVRVVALDLPTSHTMVKAEDEMTMRMMDALNSMMLDMLAAIARKDYEDRRRRTTQGIAQAKERDKLKPQAERAYKGRPANHERNTAILAMLDRGSSWSEVCAATGASRSTLLRLVKARQDTET, via the coding sequence ATGTACATTCGCGCCTACCTCCGCGCCTCTACCCAAGACCAAGATGCTCAGCGAGCCCGAGCAGACCTCGAAGCGTTCGCCCAGGAGCGCGGTTTGCGAATCGCAGCCTGGTACGCAGAGAACGAGTCTGGAGCCAACCTCAAGCGTCCTGAGCTGTTCCGTTTATTGGCCGATAGTCACCCGGGAGATGTGCTCTTGACCGAGCAGGTGGACCGCCTTTCTCGCCTCAATGCCGAGGATTGGGATCGCCTCAAGGCTGAGCTGCTGGGCCGCAAGGTTCGTGTGGTCGCCCTCGACCTTCCCACCTCCCACACGATGGTGAAGGCGGAGGACGAGATGACCATGAGGATGATGGACGCTCTTAATTCGATGATGCTGGACATGCTGGCTGCCATTGCCCGCAAGGACTACGAGGACAGACGCCGCAGGACCACTCAGGGCATCGCTCAGGCCAAGGAACGCGACAAGCTCAAGCCCCAGGCTGAGAGAGCCTACAAAGGCCGACCAGCGAACCATGAGCGCAACACTGCCATTCTGGCGATGCTAGATCGGGGTAGCAGCTGGTCTGAGGTCTGTGCGGCCACAGGTGCCTCGAGGAGTACGCTACTGAGGCTCGTGAAGGCGCGCCAAGATACTGAGACGTAA
- a CDS encoding Cfr10I/Bse634I family restriction endonuclease produces MPFEFDHKQICHACPHGGCFEDRRLNPVARRETKFRFRQGAAMSCTFGEYLPGSESDPEPDRPFNLYLDQFRLNAMTAGKMLFSEFDVKGAAIAKVEGDVFELLEAGALWGAAAAWNRFMTTGVWDSKVFQQPKDSIATPTRLIAAVTLPRGYDATKLFKPDVRSRIQAHEAALKKRGMSLGLSSPDIVGVRLTHPLPPELEVFLNPVENLSDENRASLEDAYKLLEGRIAAEGFLFAIAVKRTIRSDRLYQPLFEANILKYLIEIVLQGAAFRFYAHFNSFEGANVEGHYEAASLISLARGGTPTKAIDVLHLAHAPLATAQSVLDDFPLFHL; encoded by the coding sequence GTGCCCTTCGAGTTTGATCACAAACAGATATGCCATGCCTGCCCGCATGGTGGCTGCTTCGAAGATCGTCGGCTCAATCCTGTTGCAAGGCGAGAAACAAAGTTCCGGTTTCGCCAGGGGGCGGCTATGAGCTGCACTTTTGGCGAGTATCTTCCAGGCAGTGAGAGCGATCCAGAACCAGATAGGCCTTTTAACCTATACCTTGATCAGTTTCGCCTGAACGCTATGACAGCCGGGAAAATGCTGTTCTCCGAGTTCGATGTAAAAGGCGCTGCAATCGCAAAAGTTGAAGGTGACGTTTTCGAGCTATTAGAAGCAGGAGCGCTCTGGGGTGCAGCTGCGGCTTGGAACCGGTTCATGACAACAGGCGTGTGGGACTCTAAAGTTTTTCAACAGCCGAAAGATAGTATCGCGACTCCCACGCGATTGATTGCAGCTGTGACGCTTCCTAGAGGGTATGATGCAACCAAGCTTTTTAAACCAGATGTGCGTAGCCGAATCCAAGCGCATGAAGCTGCTTTAAAAAAACGAGGAATGTCTCTTGGCTTATCTAGCCCAGATATCGTAGGCGTACGACTTACTCACCCCCTACCTCCGGAGCTTGAAGTTTTTCTCAACCCTGTAGAAAACCTCTCGGATGAAAACCGAGCGTCTTTAGAGGACGCTTATAAACTATTAGAGGGGCGGATCGCCGCCGAAGGTTTTCTTTTCGCTATTGCTGTTAAACGTACAATTCGAAGCGATCGACTTTACCAGCCGCTATTTGAAGCCAACATTCTTAAGTATCTTATCGAAATAGTTTTGCAGGGCGCGGCCTTCAGATTTTACGCTCATTTCAATTCCTTTGAAGGTGCCAACGTTGAAGGACATTATGAGGCCGCATCGCTGATCTCGCTTGCACGGGGAGGCACGCCGACCAAGGCGATAGATGTGTTGCATCTAGCCCATGCCCCTCTCGCGACTGCGCAGTCAGTACTGGATGACTTTCCTCTGTTCCATCTCTGA
- a CDS encoding HipA domain-containing protein, with amino-acid sequence MQRSLNVWIDQRQVGRLRELNGLWAFRYEPQWLNSPAAHPLCPTLPLQAQEHQDGATHRPVQWYFDNLLPEEGQRQLIAKAAGAAIEDAFTLLQHFGAESAGSLTLLPPDRKPEPGTTLALSYAELSKRIQAMPRIPLAEQAAKKMSLAGAQHKVAVIYRNGQLFEPVGSEASTHILKPDHPDEAWPHSVINEWFVMTLAGRVGLPVPEVHRIYVPEPVFLIERFDRRKTSSGWERLHCIDACQLEGLSREFKYSAGNIERLAGLASRCQPALLARQYLFQWLVFNTLVGNEDAHLKNLSFLLPGSKVGLAPFYDLLCTAVYGTQAYGQDRWPAQANLAWPVHGVQHLASITLTLLIEAGTTMGIKPVTSRSIVRRLIDSVRQEATRLLDETLQRNEALRQARPELGATLAGEARLLRSIHAIAIKEMSLRLEKGL; translated from the coding sequence ATGCAGCGATCACTCAATGTCTGGATCGACCAGCGACAGGTGGGGCGTTTGCGTGAGCTAAACGGACTGTGGGCGTTCCGCTACGAGCCGCAATGGCTGAACAGCCCAGCAGCCCATCCGCTATGCCCGACTTTGCCTCTGCAAGCGCAAGAGCATCAGGACGGCGCCACCCATCGCCCGGTGCAGTGGTATTTCGACAATTTGCTGCCAGAGGAAGGCCAGCGCCAGTTGATTGCCAAGGCTGCCGGGGCGGCTATCGAGGATGCTTTCACTCTGCTGCAGCACTTCGGTGCCGAGTCTGCCGGTTCCCTCACTCTGCTACCACCAGACCGGAAGCCGGAGCCGGGCACGACCCTGGCGCTGTCCTATGCCGAGCTTTCAAAGCGCATCCAGGCCATGCCACGGATCCCGCTGGCTGAGCAGGCAGCGAAGAAAATGTCCCTGGCCGGCGCGCAACACAAGGTGGCGGTCATCTACAGAAACGGCCAGCTGTTCGAACCCGTCGGCAGCGAGGCTTCGACGCATATTCTCAAGCCTGATCATCCAGACGAAGCCTGGCCGCACTCGGTTATCAATGAATGGTTCGTGATGACCCTCGCAGGCAGAGTCGGCTTACCGGTACCGGAGGTTCATCGGATCTACGTACCCGAACCGGTCTTCCTGATCGAACGCTTTGATCGCCGCAAGACATCGAGCGGCTGGGAACGCCTGCACTGTATCGATGCCTGTCAGTTGGAAGGGCTTTCCCGAGAGTTCAAATACAGCGCTGGCAACATCGAGCGCCTGGCAGGCCTGGCGAGCCGATGCCAACCTGCACTGCTCGCTCGACAGTATTTGTTCCAGTGGCTGGTCTTCAATACGTTGGTGGGCAACGAAGATGCACACCTGAAAAACCTGAGCTTTCTGCTGCCGGGAAGCAAAGTGGGACTGGCACCGTTTTACGACCTGCTGTGCACGGCAGTGTATGGCACACAAGCCTATGGTCAGGATCGCTGGCCTGCCCAGGCTAACTTGGCCTGGCCCGTCCACGGCGTTCAGCACCTGGCTTCGATCACCCTGACGCTGTTGATCGAAGCGGGTACAACGATGGGCATCAAACCCGTCACGTCGCGCAGCATCGTCCGACGCTTGATCGACAGCGTGCGACAGGAGGCAACCAGGCTTCTGGACGAGACGCTGCAGCGCAACGAAGCGTTGCGGCAGGCAAGGCCGGAGCTAGGCGCGACCTTGGCTGGCGAAGCTCGTCTACTGCGTAGCATCCACGCCATCGCCATCAAGGAAATGAGCCTCCGGCTTGAGAAAGGCCTGTAG
- a CDS encoding helix-turn-helix domain-containing protein yields MDLASQFGQAVRRHRELLRLSQEALADRAGIDRTYISGVERGIRNPTLSVMQRIAVALGSDLDVIFATARELSVRQEK; encoded by the coding sequence ATGGATCTCGCCTCTCAGTTTGGCCAAGCCGTTCGTCGGCACAGAGAACTGCTCCGTCTCAGCCAGGAAGCCTTGGCAGACCGAGCAGGAATTGATCGCACCTATATCAGCGGTGTTGAGCGGGGCATCCGAAACCCTACCCTAAGTGTCATGCAACGCATCGCTGTGGCACTTGGCAGCGATTTAGATGTGATTTTCGCGACCGCCCGAGAGCTATCCGTGCGGCAGGAGAAATAA